In the Theobroma cacao cultivar B97-61/B2 chromosome 1, Criollo_cocoa_genome_V2, whole genome shotgun sequence genome, one interval contains:
- the LOC18611919 gene encoding DNA topoisomerase 3-alpha isoform X2, translating to MSGTIKVLNVAEKPSVAKSVSGILSRNQGLRVRDGRSRFNRIFEFNYSVRGQPCHMLFTSVTGHLMELEFEDRFRKWHSCDPADLYHAPVRKHVPEDKMDIKRTLEEEARRCQWLVLWLDCDREGENIAFEVIDVCRAVNCHLTIRRARFSALIEREIHHATQNLVDPNPWFSDAVDARQEIDLRIGASFTRFQTMMLRDKFVIDSATDDRNLVLSYGPCQFPTLGFVVERYWEVQSHEPEEFWTINCSHKLDEGVATFNWMRGHLFDHTCAVIVYEMCVQEPNATVTKVRHQEKLKYPPYPLSTIELEKRASRYFRMSSEHTMKVAEDLYQAGFISYPRTETDCFSSRTDLHAIVQEQQDHPEWGSYAQRLLDPGTSLWRNPSSGGHDDKAHPPIHPTKFSAGEHNWSQDHRKLYELVVRHFLACVSQPAVGAETTVEIDIADEQFSTSGRVILERNYLDVYRYESWGGSMIPTYTLGQQFIPASLTLDTGVTRPPPLLSEADLLSCMDKAGIGTDATMHDHIKKLLDRFYATKDSNTRFSPTKLGEALVMGYDDMGYELWKPNLRSMMEFDMKEVSVGNKRKDEVLATCLQQMKACFLDARLNKVKLLEAMAVFFERSNQAAGDDNHAAGEVVRQCGLCRESSMVLKKNRDGNFMVGCLGFPQCRNAIWLPGSVLEAAVTSNICGSCNPGPVYLIQFKFRQLEIPPGFNANHLGCIGGCDDILRQLIEICGTGSRMSARGRGPTTTSSNVQRNSSRQGACLYCQQTGHSSNDCPSQFSGSRNSRSRTNSQNGEPSVLCSTCGTPCVLRTANTANNRGRKFYSCPSQECNFFIWEDEHNNGTGGRSIPRAGINGSASNSSRGGGRGRGRGRFGQNGARAADVTFVSATGDPISGRRCYVCGDPSHFANVCPNRGM from the exons ATGTCGGGGACAATCAAGGTTCTGAACGTGGCGGAGAAGCCGTCGGTGGCGAAGTCGGTGTCGGGTATTCTCTCAAGGAACCAAGGCCTACGAGTGCGCGATGGCCGGTCCCGCTTCAACAGGATATTCGAGTTCAATTACTCGGTTCGGGGCCAACCCTGCCACATGCTCTTCACCTCCGTCACGGGCCACTTAATGGAGCTCGAATTCGAAGACCGCTTCCGCAAGTGGCACTCCTGTGACCCTGCTGACCTCTACCACGCACCCGTTCGCAAACACGTTCCTGAG GATAAGATGGATATTAAGAGGACTTTAGAGGAGGAAGCTAGGAGGTGCCAGTGGTTGGTTCTGTGGCTTGATTGTGACAGAGAAGGAGAAAACATTGCATTTGAGGTTATTGATGTTTGCAGAGCAGTGAATTGTCATCTGACAATACGAAGGGCACGATTCTCTGCATTAATTGAGAG GGAAATCCATCATGCGACGCAGAATCTTGTTGATCCAAATCCATGGTTTTCTGATGCAGTAGATGCTAGGCAA GAAATAGATCTACGAATTGGTGCTTCCTTCACCAGATTTCAGACTATGATGTTGAGAGATAAGTTTGTTATTGATTCTGCTACAGATGACAGAAATCTTGTTCTAAGTTATGGTCCTTGTCAG TTCCCTACACTCGGCTTTGTTGTGGAGCGGTATTGGGAAGTACAGTCACATGAGCCTGAAGAATTTTGGACAATCAACTGTTCTCATAAATTAGATGAAGGTGTTGCTACCTTCAATTGGAT GCGTGGACATCTTTTTGATCACACTTGTGCGGTTATAGTTTATGAAATGTGTGTTCAGGAGCCAAATGCAACT GTTACCAAAGTTCGACACCAGGAAAAGCTTAAGTATCCTCCATATCCTTTGAGTACCATTGAGCTTGAAAAGCGTGCTTCACGATATTTCCGTATGAGTTCTGAACATACGATGAAG GTGGCAGAAGATCTATACCAAGCTGGTTTTATCAGTTATCCTCGTACAGAGACTGATTGCTTTTCAAGCAGGACTGATTTGCAT GCAATTGTGCAAGAACAACAGGACCATCCTGAGTGGGGTTCTTATGCTCAGAGGTTATTGGACCCTGGGACAAGTCTCTGGAGAAACCCTAGCAGTGGTGGACATGATGACAAGGCTCATCCACCCATTCACCCTACAAAATTTTCTGCTGGAGAACATAATTGGAGTCAAGACCATCGT AAATTATATGAACTGGTAGTTCGCCATTTCTTGGCTTGTGTTTCACAACCAGCTGTAGGGGCTGAAACTACAGTTGAAATTGACATTGCAGATGAACAATTTTCTACATCAGGAAGAGTAATATTAGAG AGAAATTACTTAGATGTTTACCGATATGAATCATGGGGAGGTTCAATGATTCCAACCTACACTCTTGGACAGCAG TTCATCCCAGCATCATTGACTCTTGACACAGGAGTCACTAGACCACCACCCCTTTTGAGTGAAGCTGATTTACTAAGTTGTATGGACAAG GCGGGAATTGGTACAGATGCAACAATGCATGATCACATTAAAAAGCTGCTAGATCGATTTTATGCAACAAAGGACTCAAACACTCGTTTCTCGCCCACCAAACTT GGTGAGGCACTGGTTATGGGATATGATGACATGGG GTATGAACTTTGGAAGCCAAATCTCAGATCAATGATGGAGTTTGACATGAAAGAAGTTAGTGTAGGCAATaagagaaaagatgaagtTTTAGCCACTTGCTTGCAACAGATGAAAGCTTGCTTCTTAGAT GCAAGATTGAATAAAGTGAAATTATTAGAGGCTATGGCAGTTTTCTTCGAGAG ATCAAATCAAGCTGCTGGTGACGACAACCATGCAGCTGGAGAAGTGGTTAGGCAGTGTGGACTTTGCCGAGAATCTTCTATGGTGCTGAAGAAAAACCGT GATGGCAACTTCATGGTTGGATGCTTGGGTTTTCCGCAG TGTAGGAATGCTATTTGGCTCCCTGGATCTGTATTGGAAGCAGCAGTAACCAGTAATATTTGTGGCTCCTGCAATCCAG GTCCTGTTTACTTGATTCAATTTAAGTTTCGCCAGCTTGAAATACCACCTGGCTTCAATGCCAACCATCTGG GTTGCATTGGTGGCTGTGATGATATACTTAGACAACTGATAGAAATATGTGGAACAGGTTCTCGCATGTCAG CACGAGGTAGAGGACCCACTACAACGTCCAGCAATGTCCAGAGAAATAGCAGCAGACAAGGTGCTTGCTTATACTGTCAGCAAACAGGCCATTCTTCAAATGATTGCCCTTCACAGTTTTCAGGTTCACGAAATTCTAGATCTCGTACGAACTCACAAAATG GGGAACCATCAGTATTGTGTAGCACATGTGGAACACCGTGTGTTTTACGAACTGCTAATACAGCAAATAACCGGGGAAGAAAGTTCTACTCATGTCCATCACAAGAATGCAACTTCTTTAT ATGGGAGGATGAGCACAATAATGGGACTGGAGGAAGAAGCATTCCCCGTGCGGGCATCAATGGTTCAGCATCTAATTCCAGCAGGGGAGGTGGGCGTGGGCGTGGTCGAGGTCGATTCGGCCAAAATGGAGCACGTGCTGCTGACGTGACATTCGTGTCAGCAACCGGGGATCCCATCTCCGGCAGAAGGTGTTACGTTTGTGGTGATCCATCGCACTTCGCAAATGTCTGCCCAAATCGTGGCATGTAA
- the LOC18611919 gene encoding DNA topoisomerase 3-alpha isoform X1: MSGTIKVLNVAEKPSVAKSVSGILSRNQGLRVRDGRSRFNRIFEFNYSVRGQPCHMLFTSVTGHLMELEFEDRFRKWHSCDPADLYHAPVRKHVPEDKMDIKRTLEEEARRCQWLVLWLDCDREGENIAFEVIDVCRAVNCHLTIRRARFSALIEREIHHATQNLVDPNPWFSDAVDARQEIDLRIGASFTRFQTMMLRDKFVIDSATDDRNLVLSYGPCQFPTLGFVVERYWEVQSHEPEEFWTINCSHKLDEGVATFNWMRGHLFDHTCAVIVYEMCVQEPNATVTKVRHQEKLKYPPYPLSTIELEKRASRYFRMSSEHTMKVAEDLYQAGFISYPRTETDCFSSRTDLHAIVQEQQDHPEWGSYAQRLLDPGTSLWRNPSSGGHDDKAHPPIHPTKFSAGEHNWSQDHRKLYELVVRHFLACVSQPAVGAETTVEIDIADEQFSTSGRVILERNYLDVYRYESWGGSMIPTYTLGQQFIPASLTLDTGVTRPPPLLSEADLLSCMDKAGIGTDATMHDHIKKLLDRFYATKDSNTRFSPTKLGEALVMGYDDMGYELWKPNLRSMMEFDMKEVSVGNKRKDEVLATCLQQMKACFLDARLNKVKLLEAMAVFFERSNQAAGDDNHAAGEVVRQCGLCRESSMVLKKNRDGNFMVGCLGFPQCRNAIWLPGSVLEAAVTSNICGSCNPGPVYLIQFKFRQLEIPPGFNANHLGCIGGCDDILRQLIEICGTGSRMSARGRGPTTTSSNVQRNSSRQGACLYCQQTGHSSNDCPSQFSGSRNSRSRTNSQNGMQGEPSVLCSTCGTPCVLRTANTANNRGRKFYSCPSQECNFFIWEDEHNNGTGGRSIPRAGINGSASNSSRGGGRGRGRGRFGQNGARAADVTFVSATGDPISGRRCYVCGDPSHFANVCPNRGM; this comes from the exons ATGTCGGGGACAATCAAGGTTCTGAACGTGGCGGAGAAGCCGTCGGTGGCGAAGTCGGTGTCGGGTATTCTCTCAAGGAACCAAGGCCTACGAGTGCGCGATGGCCGGTCCCGCTTCAACAGGATATTCGAGTTCAATTACTCGGTTCGGGGCCAACCCTGCCACATGCTCTTCACCTCCGTCACGGGCCACTTAATGGAGCTCGAATTCGAAGACCGCTTCCGCAAGTGGCACTCCTGTGACCCTGCTGACCTCTACCACGCACCCGTTCGCAAACACGTTCCTGAG GATAAGATGGATATTAAGAGGACTTTAGAGGAGGAAGCTAGGAGGTGCCAGTGGTTGGTTCTGTGGCTTGATTGTGACAGAGAAGGAGAAAACATTGCATTTGAGGTTATTGATGTTTGCAGAGCAGTGAATTGTCATCTGACAATACGAAGGGCACGATTCTCTGCATTAATTGAGAG GGAAATCCATCATGCGACGCAGAATCTTGTTGATCCAAATCCATGGTTTTCTGATGCAGTAGATGCTAGGCAA GAAATAGATCTACGAATTGGTGCTTCCTTCACCAGATTTCAGACTATGATGTTGAGAGATAAGTTTGTTATTGATTCTGCTACAGATGACAGAAATCTTGTTCTAAGTTATGGTCCTTGTCAG TTCCCTACACTCGGCTTTGTTGTGGAGCGGTATTGGGAAGTACAGTCACATGAGCCTGAAGAATTTTGGACAATCAACTGTTCTCATAAATTAGATGAAGGTGTTGCTACCTTCAATTGGAT GCGTGGACATCTTTTTGATCACACTTGTGCGGTTATAGTTTATGAAATGTGTGTTCAGGAGCCAAATGCAACT GTTACCAAAGTTCGACACCAGGAAAAGCTTAAGTATCCTCCATATCCTTTGAGTACCATTGAGCTTGAAAAGCGTGCTTCACGATATTTCCGTATGAGTTCTGAACATACGATGAAG GTGGCAGAAGATCTATACCAAGCTGGTTTTATCAGTTATCCTCGTACAGAGACTGATTGCTTTTCAAGCAGGACTGATTTGCAT GCAATTGTGCAAGAACAACAGGACCATCCTGAGTGGGGTTCTTATGCTCAGAGGTTATTGGACCCTGGGACAAGTCTCTGGAGAAACCCTAGCAGTGGTGGACATGATGACAAGGCTCATCCACCCATTCACCCTACAAAATTTTCTGCTGGAGAACATAATTGGAGTCAAGACCATCGT AAATTATATGAACTGGTAGTTCGCCATTTCTTGGCTTGTGTTTCACAACCAGCTGTAGGGGCTGAAACTACAGTTGAAATTGACATTGCAGATGAACAATTTTCTACATCAGGAAGAGTAATATTAGAG AGAAATTACTTAGATGTTTACCGATATGAATCATGGGGAGGTTCAATGATTCCAACCTACACTCTTGGACAGCAG TTCATCCCAGCATCATTGACTCTTGACACAGGAGTCACTAGACCACCACCCCTTTTGAGTGAAGCTGATTTACTAAGTTGTATGGACAAG GCGGGAATTGGTACAGATGCAACAATGCATGATCACATTAAAAAGCTGCTAGATCGATTTTATGCAACAAAGGACTCAAACACTCGTTTCTCGCCCACCAAACTT GGTGAGGCACTGGTTATGGGATATGATGACATGGG GTATGAACTTTGGAAGCCAAATCTCAGATCAATGATGGAGTTTGACATGAAAGAAGTTAGTGTAGGCAATaagagaaaagatgaagtTTTAGCCACTTGCTTGCAACAGATGAAAGCTTGCTTCTTAGAT GCAAGATTGAATAAAGTGAAATTATTAGAGGCTATGGCAGTTTTCTTCGAGAG ATCAAATCAAGCTGCTGGTGACGACAACCATGCAGCTGGAGAAGTGGTTAGGCAGTGTGGACTTTGCCGAGAATCTTCTATGGTGCTGAAGAAAAACCGT GATGGCAACTTCATGGTTGGATGCTTGGGTTTTCCGCAG TGTAGGAATGCTATTTGGCTCCCTGGATCTGTATTGGAAGCAGCAGTAACCAGTAATATTTGTGGCTCCTGCAATCCAG GTCCTGTTTACTTGATTCAATTTAAGTTTCGCCAGCTTGAAATACCACCTGGCTTCAATGCCAACCATCTGG GTTGCATTGGTGGCTGTGATGATATACTTAGACAACTGATAGAAATATGTGGAACAGGTTCTCGCATGTCAG CACGAGGTAGAGGACCCACTACAACGTCCAGCAATGTCCAGAGAAATAGCAGCAGACAAGGTGCTTGCTTATACTGTCAGCAAACAGGCCATTCTTCAAATGATTGCCCTTCACAGTTTTCAGGTTCACGAAATTCTAGATCTCGTACGAACTCACAAAATGGTATGCAAG GGGAACCATCAGTATTGTGTAGCACATGTGGAACACCGTGTGTTTTACGAACTGCTAATACAGCAAATAACCGGGGAAGAAAGTTCTACTCATGTCCATCACAAGAATGCAACTTCTTTAT ATGGGAGGATGAGCACAATAATGGGACTGGAGGAAGAAGCATTCCCCGTGCGGGCATCAATGGTTCAGCATCTAATTCCAGCAGGGGAGGTGGGCGTGGGCGTGGTCGAGGTCGATTCGGCCAAAATGGAGCACGTGCTGCTGACGTGACATTCGTGTCAGCAACCGGGGATCCCATCTCCGGCAGAAGGTGTTACGTTTGTGGTGATCCATCGCACTTCGCAAATGTCTGCCCAAATCGTGGCATGTAA
- the LOC18611919 gene encoding DNA topoisomerase 3-alpha isoform X3, which produces MSGTIKVLNVAEKPSVAKSVSGILSRNQGLRVRDGRSRFNRIFEFNYSVRGQPCHMLFTSVTGHLMELEFEDRFRKWHSCDPADLYHAPVRKHVPEDKMDIKRTLEEEARRCQWLVLWLDCDREGENIAFEVIDVCRAVNCHLTIRRARFSALIEREIHHATQNLVDPNPWFSDAVDARQEIDLRIGASFTRFQTMMLRDKFVIDSATDDRNLVLSYGPCQFPTLGFVVERYWEVQSHEPEEFWTINCSHKLDEGVATFNWMRGHLFDHTCAVIVYEMCVQEPNATVTKVRHQEKLKYPPYPLSTIELEKRASRYFRMSSEHTMKVAEDLYQAGFISYPRTETDCFSSRTDLHAIVQEQQDHPEWGSYAQRLLDPGTSLWRNPSSGGHDDKAHPPIHPTKFSAGEHNWSQDHRKLYELVVRHFLACVSQPAVGAETTVEIDIADEQFSTSGRVILERNYLDVYRYESWGGSMIPTYTLGQQFIPASLTLDTGVTRPPPLLSEADLLSCMDKAGIGTDATMHDHIKKLLDRFYATKDSNTRFSPTKLGEALVMGYDDMGYELWKPNLRSMMEFDMKEVSVGNKRKDEVLATCLQQMKACFLDARLNKVKLLEAMAVFFERSNQAAGDDNHAAGEVVRQCGLCRESSMVLKKNRDGNFMVGCLGFPQCRNAIWLPGSVLEAAVTSNICGSCNPGPVYLIQFKFRQLEIPPGFNANHLARGRGPTTTSSNVQRNSSRQGACLYCQQTGHSSNDCPSQFSGSRNSRSRTNSQNGMQGEPSVLCSTCGTPCVLRTANTANNRGRKFYSCPSQECNFFIWEDEHNNGTGGRSIPRAGINGSASNSSRGGGRGRGRGRFGQNGARAADVTFVSATGDPISGRRCYVCGDPSHFANVCPNRGM; this is translated from the exons ATGTCGGGGACAATCAAGGTTCTGAACGTGGCGGAGAAGCCGTCGGTGGCGAAGTCGGTGTCGGGTATTCTCTCAAGGAACCAAGGCCTACGAGTGCGCGATGGCCGGTCCCGCTTCAACAGGATATTCGAGTTCAATTACTCGGTTCGGGGCCAACCCTGCCACATGCTCTTCACCTCCGTCACGGGCCACTTAATGGAGCTCGAATTCGAAGACCGCTTCCGCAAGTGGCACTCCTGTGACCCTGCTGACCTCTACCACGCACCCGTTCGCAAACACGTTCCTGAG GATAAGATGGATATTAAGAGGACTTTAGAGGAGGAAGCTAGGAGGTGCCAGTGGTTGGTTCTGTGGCTTGATTGTGACAGAGAAGGAGAAAACATTGCATTTGAGGTTATTGATGTTTGCAGAGCAGTGAATTGTCATCTGACAATACGAAGGGCACGATTCTCTGCATTAATTGAGAG GGAAATCCATCATGCGACGCAGAATCTTGTTGATCCAAATCCATGGTTTTCTGATGCAGTAGATGCTAGGCAA GAAATAGATCTACGAATTGGTGCTTCCTTCACCAGATTTCAGACTATGATGTTGAGAGATAAGTTTGTTATTGATTCTGCTACAGATGACAGAAATCTTGTTCTAAGTTATGGTCCTTGTCAG TTCCCTACACTCGGCTTTGTTGTGGAGCGGTATTGGGAAGTACAGTCACATGAGCCTGAAGAATTTTGGACAATCAACTGTTCTCATAAATTAGATGAAGGTGTTGCTACCTTCAATTGGAT GCGTGGACATCTTTTTGATCACACTTGTGCGGTTATAGTTTATGAAATGTGTGTTCAGGAGCCAAATGCAACT GTTACCAAAGTTCGACACCAGGAAAAGCTTAAGTATCCTCCATATCCTTTGAGTACCATTGAGCTTGAAAAGCGTGCTTCACGATATTTCCGTATGAGTTCTGAACATACGATGAAG GTGGCAGAAGATCTATACCAAGCTGGTTTTATCAGTTATCCTCGTACAGAGACTGATTGCTTTTCAAGCAGGACTGATTTGCAT GCAATTGTGCAAGAACAACAGGACCATCCTGAGTGGGGTTCTTATGCTCAGAGGTTATTGGACCCTGGGACAAGTCTCTGGAGAAACCCTAGCAGTGGTGGACATGATGACAAGGCTCATCCACCCATTCACCCTACAAAATTTTCTGCTGGAGAACATAATTGGAGTCAAGACCATCGT AAATTATATGAACTGGTAGTTCGCCATTTCTTGGCTTGTGTTTCACAACCAGCTGTAGGGGCTGAAACTACAGTTGAAATTGACATTGCAGATGAACAATTTTCTACATCAGGAAGAGTAATATTAGAG AGAAATTACTTAGATGTTTACCGATATGAATCATGGGGAGGTTCAATGATTCCAACCTACACTCTTGGACAGCAG TTCATCCCAGCATCATTGACTCTTGACACAGGAGTCACTAGACCACCACCCCTTTTGAGTGAAGCTGATTTACTAAGTTGTATGGACAAG GCGGGAATTGGTACAGATGCAACAATGCATGATCACATTAAAAAGCTGCTAGATCGATTTTATGCAACAAAGGACTCAAACACTCGTTTCTCGCCCACCAAACTT GGTGAGGCACTGGTTATGGGATATGATGACATGGG GTATGAACTTTGGAAGCCAAATCTCAGATCAATGATGGAGTTTGACATGAAAGAAGTTAGTGTAGGCAATaagagaaaagatgaagtTTTAGCCACTTGCTTGCAACAGATGAAAGCTTGCTTCTTAGAT GCAAGATTGAATAAAGTGAAATTATTAGAGGCTATGGCAGTTTTCTTCGAGAG ATCAAATCAAGCTGCTGGTGACGACAACCATGCAGCTGGAGAAGTGGTTAGGCAGTGTGGACTTTGCCGAGAATCTTCTATGGTGCTGAAGAAAAACCGT GATGGCAACTTCATGGTTGGATGCTTGGGTTTTCCGCAG TGTAGGAATGCTATTTGGCTCCCTGGATCTGTATTGGAAGCAGCAGTAACCAGTAATATTTGTGGCTCCTGCAATCCAG GTCCTGTTTACTTGATTCAATTTAAGTTTCGCCAGCTTGAAATACCACCTGGCTTCAATGCCAACCATCTGG CACGAGGTAGAGGACCCACTACAACGTCCAGCAATGTCCAGAGAAATAGCAGCAGACAAGGTGCTTGCTTATACTGTCAGCAAACAGGCCATTCTTCAAATGATTGCCCTTCACAGTTTTCAGGTTCACGAAATTCTAGATCTCGTACGAACTCACAAAATGGTATGCAAG GGGAACCATCAGTATTGTGTAGCACATGTGGAACACCGTGTGTTTTACGAACTGCTAATACAGCAAATAACCGGGGAAGAAAGTTCTACTCATGTCCATCACAAGAATGCAACTTCTTTAT ATGGGAGGATGAGCACAATAATGGGACTGGAGGAAGAAGCATTCCCCGTGCGGGCATCAATGGTTCAGCATCTAATTCCAGCAGGGGAGGTGGGCGTGGGCGTGGTCGAGGTCGATTCGGCCAAAATGGAGCACGTGCTGCTGACGTGACATTCGTGTCAGCAACCGGGGATCCCATCTCCGGCAGAAGGTGTTACGTTTGTGGTGATCCATCGCACTTCGCAAATGTCTGCCCAAATCGTGGCATGTAA
- the LOC18611921 gene encoding ribosomal L1 domain-containing protein 1: MVKNMSEAAAAASASSCGVRSETVEKAVNALLKWRDSQSHSQKPQLLEQDELLYLIVSLKKIPQKPRVNPHKVPLPHPLIDPSTDPAELCLVIDDRSKSGLTKDAASKKIKSENIPISKVIKLSKLKTDYRAFEAKRKLCDSYDMFFADKRILPLLPRLLGKQFFKKKKIPVPVDLKHNNWKEQIHKGYASALLFLSTGTCSVVKVGKLSMDKKEIVDNVTAAIHGIAEIVPSKWGNIRSFHLKLLDSLALPLYQAVPDLRLKILAEADNPSKEVLEEKQEEEDASHQKKKKHKKSKGRIHEVQYMDENSNDTDSGAKRKDENKTDNVLNKKNKTALKKLSANDINTSDRKKKKTLSAQ; encoded by the coding sequence ATGGTGAAGAATATGAGCGAAGCGGCGGCCGCGGCATCGGCATCTTCATGCGGAGTGCGTTCCGAAACCGTGGAGAAAGCAGTGAATGCTCTGCTGAAATGGAGAGATTCTCAGTCCCATTCCCAAAAGCCCCAACTTCTCGAGCAAGATGAATTGCTCTATCTGATTGTCAGTCTCAAGAAAATTCCTCAAAAGCCCCGCGTTAATCCTCACAAAGTGCCTCTTCCTCACCCGCTCATCGATCCCTCTACGGATCCCGCCGAGCTTTGCTTGGTCATCGATGACCGCTCCAAGTCAGGCCTCACCAAAGACGCTGCTTCCAAGAAAATTAAGTCCGAAAACATACCCATCAGTAAGGTGATCAAGCTGTCCAAGCTCAAAACGGATTATCGGGCCTTCGAGGCCAAGAGAAAGCTTTGCGATTCCTACGACATGTTTTTCGCGGATAAGAGGATTCTCCCGCTTCTGCCTCGGCTATTGGGGAAGCAGtttttcaaaaagaagaagattcCAGTGCCAGTGGACCTCAAGCACAATAACTGGAAGGAGCAGATTCATAAGGGTTATGCCTCTGCTCTGTTGTTCTTGAGTACCGGGACTTGCAGCGTGGTGAAGGTGGGGAAGCTTTCGATGGATAAGAAGGAGATTGTTGACAATGTGACAGCTGCTATTCATGGTATTGCAGAGATTGTGCCCAGCAAGTGGGGCAACATCAGGTCGTTTCATTTGAAGTTGCTTGACAGCTTGGCGCTCCCTCTTTATCAGGCTGTGCCTGATCTGCGCTTGAAGATTCTGGCTGAAGCTGATAACCCTTCTAAGGAAGTCTTGgaggaaaaacaagaagaagaagatgctTCTcatcaaaagaagaagaaacacaaGAAAAGCAAGGGGAGGATACACGAGGTTCAATACATGGATGAAAATAGCAATGACACAGACTCTGGGGCTAAGAGAAAAGATGAAAACAAAACTGACAATGTCTTgaacaagaaaaacaagacTGCACTAAAAAAGTTAAGCGCTAATGACATCAATACCAGCgataggaaaaagaagaaaactctATCAGCACAATGA